In Acidobacteriota bacterium, a single genomic region encodes these proteins:
- a CDS encoding TerB family tellurite resistance protein has translation MGLLERLGLGGRARDPDETETVRRIARELEKLPPERARFVAAFAYVLGRVARADRKVTEDEIARMTDLVARVGGLPGSQAALAVEIARVQGELFAGTEDFLVTRQLRDLAGAEDKRRLLACLFAVAAADGTVTTDEEAVVREIAEELGLTHRDYVAARAIYRDQRAVLRGFPREGGPVRGDSRGEGTPD, from the coding sequence ATGGGACTGCTTGAGCGCCTGGGGCTGGGTGGGCGGGCCCGGGATCCCGACGAAACCGAGACGGTGCGCCGGATCGCCCGCGAGCTGGAGAAGCTTCCTCCCGAAAGGGCGCGCTTCGTGGCGGCGTTCGCCTACGTCCTCGGTCGCGTCGCGCGGGCCGACAGGAAGGTGACCGAGGACGAGATCGCCCGGATGACCGACCTCGTCGCACGCGTGGGCGGGCTTCCCGGGTCCCAGGCGGCGCTGGCGGTCGAGATCGCCCGCGTCCAGGGGGAGCTGTTCGCCGGCACGGAGGACTTTCTCGTCACGCGACAGCTCCGTGACCTCGCCGGTGCCGAGGACAAGCGGCGCCTGCTCGCCTGCCTGTTCGCGGTCGCCGCGGCCGACGGCACCGTGACCACCGACGAGGAGGCGGTCGTGCGGGAGATCGCCGAGGAGCTCGGGCTGACGCACCGGGACTACGTCGCGGCGCGGGCGATCTACCGGGACCAGCGCGCGGTTCTGCGCGGTTTTCCGCGCGAAGGCGGGCCGGTCAGAGGAGATTCTCGAGGAGAAGGGACGCCAGATTGA
- a CDS encoding DUF1841 family protein, which translates to MGEGGRSGGRRPRGGGRPRTGSSGDGRHVARRGGARAGAPGVASRPTGPEGGGALSAAGGRAARRPGARGGRRRRERRAGAGAGDPHPRRPAPRFRRRPRARGARPPGEDAGPVPVGLLAALRAGPAEARPLGNAVGLSAGARRGAGAVSGDPLDPRALRSVARAGREALRRLWSRRDDREALRPGERRLLELLEAHPEYRPFWEGAEPDEGENPFLHITLHDMIEQQVDTGEPPEAAEALARLTAAGVDRHEAVHTLLRVFVRELSAMLETKGAFDRDRYRARLDRLGRKEGGDGTA; encoded by the coding sequence ATCGGGGAGGGGGGACGTTCTGGCGGGCGCCGCCCGCGCGGCGGCGGCCGTCCTCGCACCGGGAGCTCCGGTGATGGGCGACACGTCGCTCGACGAGGAGGTGCTCGGGCGGGCGCACCGGGTGTGGCTTCTCGGCCGACCGGCCCCGAAGGCGGCGGGGCTCTTTCCGCTGCCGGCGGGCGCGCGGCTCGGCGACCGGGCGCTCGCGGCGGCCGGCGTCGCCGCGAGCGACGAGCCGGCGCTGGCGCTGGCGACCCGCACCCCCGACGGCCGGCTCCTCGGTTTCGCCGACGCCCTCGAGCCAGGGGCGCTCGTCCGCCTGGTGAAGATGCTGGACCGGTACCGGTGGGCCTCCTGGCTGCTCTTCGAGCGGGACCGGCCGAGGCTCGCCCGCTCGGGAACGCCGTCGGCCTATCCGCTGGTGCGCGACGTGGAGCCGGAGCCGTGAGCGGAGATCCCCTCGATCCGCGCGCCCTGCGATCGGTCGCCCGGGCCGGCCGAGAGGCGTTGCGCCGCCTCTGGTCGCGCCGCGACGACCGCGAGGCGCTCAGGCCGGGGGAGCGGCGCTTGCTCGAACTCCTCGAGGCCCACCCCGAGTACCGCCCCTTCTGGGAAGGTGCCGAGCCGGACGAGGGCGAGAACCCGTTCCTGCACATCACGCTCCACGACATGATCGAGCAGCAGGTCGACACGGGGGAGCCGCCGGAGGCTGCCGAGGCGCTCGCGCGCCTGACGGCCGCCGGGGTCGATCGCCACGAGGCGGTCCACACCCTGCTCCGCGTCTTCGTGCGGGAGCTGTCGGCCATGCTGGAAACGAAGGGGGCCTTCGATCGGGACCGTTACCGCGCCCGGCTGGACCGCCTCGGCCGGAAGGAGGGAGGCGATGGGACTGCTTGA
- a CDS encoding CPBP family intramembrane metalloprotease: VSLPPPRGPLRGDDSGGGAPPAPWGIGGTILGILTVFFLMVVTGGLLALAVETDRVEAAPLAVRYAMIAVFQLILIAVPIGAAVLTGGGPAALGLRRYEWRGLAEGALLGAALVAVSAVYSAGMERLAPELYRAMAEEQRQQLELLDGPLPLLLFFVLVMAPFGEEIFFRGFVFTGLRSRLGFPLASGLSAALFAAAHVMPLSIPVLFAVGLGTAAMMERHGSLAVCLVTHAAFNLASLLLENLL, translated from the coding sequence CCGTGAGCCTGCCTCCGCCGCGCGGCCCCTTGCGCGGGGACGACTCCGGCGGAGGAGCGCCGCCGGCCCCCTGGGGCATCGGGGGCACCATCCTCGGCATCCTCACCGTCTTCTTCCTGATGGTCGTCACCGGCGGGCTTCTCGCGCTCGCGGTGGAGACCGACCGCGTGGAGGCGGCGCCTTTGGCGGTGCGCTACGCGATGATCGCCGTGTTCCAGTTGATCCTGATCGCCGTTCCGATCGGGGCTGCCGTGTTGACGGGTGGCGGCCCCGCCGCGCTCGGCCTCCGCCGCTACGAGTGGCGCGGGCTGGCGGAAGGGGCGCTCCTCGGGGCCGCGCTCGTGGCGGTGAGCGCGGTCTACTCGGCCGGCATGGAACGGCTGGCCCCGGAACTGTACCGCGCGATGGCGGAAGAACAGCGGCAACAGCTCGAGCTCCTGGACGGCCCCCTACCGCTCCTGCTGTTCTTCGTGCTCGTCATGGCGCCGTTCGGAGAGGAGATCTTCTTCCGCGGATTCGTCTTCACCGGGCTGAGAAGCCGCCTGGGGTTCCCCCTCGCCTCCGGACTCTCGGCGGCCCTGTTCGCCGCCGCGCACGTCATGCCCCTGTCGATCCCCGTGCTGTTCGCGGTCGGCCTGGGCACGGCGGCGATGATGGAGCGTCACGGGAGCCTCGCCGTCTGCCTCGTCACGCACGCGGCGTTCAATCTGGCGTCCCTTCTCCTCGAGAATCTCCTCTGA